TTCTTTATCCTGCGCGCGGCCTGATCGCTCCGCAATGTTGGAAAATTTCCCTTCCCGCAGCTCCGCAATGATTTCCTTCACTGTGCGGGCCTCCGACGCTACAGGTGTTGTACAGGGGTAGCAGCCCAGCGAGCGATAGCGTTTGCCGTCGCCCTGATTGAAATACAGGGAGACCAGCGGAATATTCTCCCGTTCGATATATTCCCAGATATTGAGTTCCGTCCAATCCAGCAGGGGATGAACGCGAATATGCGTCCCCGGCGCGAAATCAGTTTTGAATTGATTCCATAATTCCGGTGGTTGATCGCCGACATCCCAGTCATTTTCACGATCGCGCGGCGAGAAATACCGCTCTTTCGACCGGCTGCCTTCTTCGTCAGCACGCACGCCGACGATGACGCCGGTATACTGCTCGGTATTTGTATCCGGCACATAGCGGCCAAGGCCGTGATCGAACCGGTAGCGCGGCCACTGCCCCGACAGCGTGTTTTTCAGCGCCTCACTTTTCAATTTGCGGCAGCAGCTGATACGGTCGCAGTTCCCATCAGGGTAGGTTTCCTTTTTTGCCAGCGCTTCCGTGTTTTCCCCATAGAGGATATTCAAATGCCATTGCCGGGCCAATGCATCGCGGTATTCAATCATTTCTGGAATTTTGAAATGCGTATCGATGTGCAGCATGGGCATAGGCACATGACCGAAAAAAGCCTTCCTCGCCAGCCACAGCAAGACGGTGCTGTCTTTGCCGATCGACCACAGCATAACCAGGTTCTTAAATTCCCGGTAGGCCTCCCGGAATATATACACGCTCTGTGCTTCCAGTTTGTCAAGATGATCCATTTTACTTATTCCTTCCGACAAGTTTGCCGTTTACAATATGCAGACCGCATTCCTTCTGTTCGGGTGTTTCCCACCACCAGCGCCCCGACCGGAGATCTTCGCCGGACAACACCTTCCGGGTACAAGGGGCGCAGCCGATGCTCGGATAGCCCTGATCGTGCAGTTTATTGTAGGGTATCTGATGTTCCTTAATATAGGCCCATACCCGCTCTTCGCTCCAATCGGCCAGAGGATTGAGCTTGATGAGGCCATTGCCTTCATCCCACTCAATTTTTTCCAGGGCATTTCTTGTGACAGCCTGTTGCCTGCGCAATCCCGTAATCCAGACATCCAGTGTGGACAGAACTCTTCCAAGCGGCTTTACCTTGCGCACGAAACAACATTTTTTTCTGTTTTCGATGCTTTCATAAAAGAGGTTAGGCCCCTCCCGGCTTTCCATGGCCTCGACATCTGCTGATTCCGGAAACAAAAACTCATACTTCATCTTGTATCGCGACATGGTGCGGTTCACAACGTCATAAGTCTCACTAGGGAGCCTCCCCGTATCGAGGATAAAGATTCTTGCTTCAGGCTTTATGGCTAGAATGATTTGCGTGAGGACTTGATCCTCTGCGCCAAGGCTCGACGCCAGAGCAATGCGATCCTTGTTATTAATGGAGCTTCCGGCATAGGCCGAAAGGAAATAGCGCAGAATCTGATCCGGTTCCTGGTCTTTGAATTGCAAAACCAATTCCTTTATTATTTCTTGCTGCATCATAACCATTCTATTATTCACACTTATCCTTTTTTCACGACGACCCGGAAGGTTTCGCCAATAGGCTCAACTTTGACCACCCGATGACCTTCTTCCTTCAGACTCCGGGGCACATTCAGCATGGGTTCTCCTTCATCAAGGATCACTTCCAGATATTCACCGGATTCCAATTCTTCAAGAGCGAGCTTCGTCTTGACGAAATTCATAGGGCAGGCGACACCATGCAGATTCAGATGTTTCTTAATCTCATGTTCCATGAAGTATCTCCTCGTTCACTTTTTCCACACCAATCCTGTTGATCGTGTGTCCAAATCTTTCTTTCTTCCGTCCATTGCGGCGGTAAAACGCGATGGTCCGGTCAATCAGCTCATAGAGCCTGTCGGCGTTTTCGATTAACCCGCCAAGGCGTGTGCCCAATCGGGGAATCTTCCCCATCGTTCCACCGATCCAGAGGATATACCCGCGCTTGGCTGCCCTCCATGACCCTTCCGGGCAGCCGGATGTGCAAATACTGCAATAGAGGCACTTCGCTTCGTCCAGAACATAGTCATCACCTACTTTACTGATGGCTCCCGTGGGGCAAATATTAAGGCAAAGCCCGCAATCACTGCATGACGCCTTGTCCCACGCGGGCAGAATCCCGCCCATGACGCCGATATCGTTTTCCGTCGCTTTGGCGCAATTATGCGGGCAACCCGTGACGGACAGCTTGAACTTGTGCGGCGTTTCCTGCCGGAAATATTTCTCGTCCAGCTTACGGGCGATGGCTTTCGTATCGATGATGCCCCAGTGGCAGGTTAACTCCCCCGGGCAGGCAACAATAATACGGATTCGCGGGCCGCAGGCACCCATGGTCACGCCGACCGAGTCCAGCTCGCCTCTGGCCTCTTCGAGATGGCTGTGATGGACGAAGTGGATCTCGATGCCCTGTCTTGTTGAAAGGTGAAGCTGCCCACGGCCATACTTTTCTGCCACGACAGCAACTTTCGCCAATTGGGCGGAGGTGAAATCGCCGCCCACGGCGTGCAGCCGCATGGCAAAATAATCTTTCTGCTTCTGTTGAATCATGCCGACTTTTTTCAGGGCCGCCAGATCAAAATCTTTCTCACTCATAGTTTATCCTCGATGATTAATGGTTCTTCATTGACCTTTCCCTGTTTGATCCAAAACCCCTTAACGACGGGCCGGTCATCCAGAAGGGAAATAATAACGTATAAAGCCGACGGGTCATAGGCCAGTGCGATGTCTTCCACGGATGGCCGCGCCGGTGTAACCGGATGGCTGTGATAGACACCGATGATTTTGAGACCCGCCTGCCTGGCTTTTTTATGGGCGGCAAACTGCTCCTGCGGCTCGAAGGAAAAGTGATCTTCCCGGCCATCGATGTTTTTCATTTCATAAATCGCGGTGATCCGGTCATCCATGCCGCCCAGGTAGCCGCAAGCCTCAATCGGGGCTTCCCGGCAGGCGTGGGCGATGATCTGATCGACAATGTTCTGTGCAATAATCATCTTCTAATCTCACAAGCCTTTTGTTCATAGTCCACCAGACTGGTAATGGTCGGGTTTTTGCCGCACACCGGGCAATCGGGATTCTTGTTTACCTTGACCTCGCGGAAGCGCATGGCCAACGCGTCAAAGATCAGCAGCCGCCCAGTCAGCAATTCCTTCAGCCCCAGCAGATATTTGAGAGCCTCCACCGCCTGGATGGTGCCGATGATGCCCGCCATACCGCCCAAAACGCCGGCCTGACTGCAACTCGGCACTGCGCCAACCGGCGGGGGCGCGATGAACAGACAGCGGTAACATGGGCTTTCACCGGGCAGGACCGTAATCGTCTGCCCGTCAAACCTCAGAATACCCGCATGGGAAAAAGGCTTGCCTTGCAAAACACACGCGTCGTTGATCAGAAACTTCGCCGGGAAATTATCCGTTCCGTCGATCACGAAATCATAATCGGTGATCATGGACTGAATATTCCCCGACAATGCCCGTTCCTTATATGTAACGACCCGGACATCGGGATTCAGCGCTTTTATTTTTTCCGCTGCTGAGTCCACCTTGGGAATACCCACATCGCCGGTAAAGTGAATAATCTGCCGCTGGAGGTTGCTCAGATCGACATGATCGCCATCCACAAGGCCGATCGTCCCCACGCCCGCGGCGGCAAGATAAAGGGCCGCAGGAGCGCCCAGGCCCCCGGCCCCGATGATGAGTACTTTCGAGGCAAGCAACTTTTCCTGACCTTTGCCGCCGACCTGCTTTAAAATTATATTACGGCTGTATCGCTCAATTTGTTCATCGTTCATAATTTTATGCTCCTTCATTTAAGGCTTGCGAAATGTCCTCACGCAGGTCATCAATATCTTCAATGCCGAATGAAATGCGAATCAGGGTGTCATCCACCCCCAGACCTTTCATCTCTGCTTCCGTAAACCCGGCAAAAATCGTTGACGCGGGGTGCAGGGCCAGCGTTTTATTGTCGCCCAGATTGGAGGCCCGGCTGATCACAGACAGCTTGTTTAAAAAACGGAAGCAGTCCGCCTTGCTGAAGAGATTCAATGATAGAATCCCGCCGAAACCTGAAAATTGCTTTTGCGCCAGCTTGTGAAACGGAGATGACGGCAACCCAGGATATAAAACGGACTTAACGGCGCGATGGGTTGATAAATACTCCGCCATACTACCGGCGTTGGCGCAGATCCTCTCCATGCGCAGGCCCAGGGTTTCCAGTCCCAGGGTTTGCAGCCAGGCGTTATGGGGCGCAAGGCAACTGCCCGTTTCCCGATAGATCTCTTTTCGCAGCCGGGCAATAAAGGCCATATCTCTGAACCGATGATAGTCCTGAAGCGCGGGAGAGAGCGACCAGTCATAATTGCCCAGATCAACGATAACGCCGCCCATACTGGTTGCGCCTCCCGAGACATACTTTGTCGTGGAATGCAAAACGACGTTGACGCCGAAATCCCGGGCGCGAAAAAGATAAGGCGTTGTTACCGTGCTGTCGGCAATGACGGGTATCCGATGCTTTGCGGCAATCGAAGAGATCTCTTCAAAATCGGCAACGATCATGCAGGGATTGGAAATTGTCTCCATGAAAATTGCCCGGGTGTTCCCGTCAATGGCCGCTTCTATGGCAGCTAAATCTTCCGCTGGAACAAAACGCGTTTCCACCCCGAAGGGCGTGAGGATTTTTTTGAAAAACGTATAGGTCCCGCCAAAGAGCGACGCGGTGGAAATTATATTTTCGCCTGACGCAACTAAATTGAGAAAGGTTGTGGAGATGGCCGCCATTCCCGATGCAACGGCCACGGAGGCAACGCCGCCTTCCAGGGCTGTGATCTTGCGTTCAAAGGTTTCCACGGTCGGGTTGGATATGCGTGTATAGGCATGAGAGGCCTGCCGTCCGTAAAAAACATCGGCCATGGACTCAGCGGATTCAAACCCGAAAGCGGCCGTGTCATAGAGGGGAAAGCGCAGCGCTCCCTGCGCCTCTTTCCGGAGACCCGATTCGTGAATGGCCCTGGTTGTAAATCCGCGTTGTTTCATGCCCCGGACCCGCCGCCCATGAAATAGAGAAATTCCACGGCATCGCCTTCCTTTATCTTGATCGATACAAAATCCTGGCGCTGCAGAATGGTCCCGTTTAGTTCCACCGTAACCATATCGGGGTCCGCGACCTTCTTCTCGGCCAGCAGCTCCGTTATGGTCAAAACGCCCGAAACCTCTTCTGCATTTCCATTAATCAGTAATTTCATGTTTCTTCTCCTTTATATCTGGTAATCTTCGAACACCCTGACATGCCGGGGCCTTACAAAAATCGGTTCATTTTTTTGCAGACCCAGGCTTTGAAAAACGTCTCTCGTCAATTCGGCCTCCAATGTCTCACGGCTGCCCGCCAGAGTCAGGCTGACGCGCACCACGGGACCGATGGCATGGATATGGAGAACCCTGGCCTCAATACTGGTATGATCGAGGGGCTTTCTTTCCAAAGCCAGATCGTGTGTCCGGACGTAGCCCAGAACCTCTGGGGCGCCTGTCTCCTCGCGGCCTGCGACTGCTGAAACGCCTTCACCGGATTTGCCTCGCGTCTGATGAGAGCGGCAATGAAAGAGGTTGACGTTGCCTAAAAAATTCAGGACAAAAGCATTGGCCGGGTGTTCATAGACTTCCTCCGGTGTGCCGATCTGTTCGATCCTTCCTTCGCGCATCACGACAATGCGGTCGGCCAGTTCCAATGCCTCTTCCTGGTCATGCGTTACAAAGACGCTCGTTACGTGGATCTCATCGTGAAGTTTTCGCAGCCAGCGGCGCAATTCCGCCCGGACCTGGGCATCAAGCGCCCCGAAGGGTTCGTCAAGAAGCAGAATCTGCGGCTCCACGGCCAGTGCCCGCGCCAGGGCGATTCTCTGGCGCTGCCCTCCCGACAATTGGGACGGATGGCGGTCGGCCAAGCCATCGAGCTGTACCAGACGCAATAACCCCAATACTTTTTCCCGGATTTCCTGATCCGGCAGGCGCGCCTTTCGTGATTTGACCCGCAGGCCGAATGCGACATTTTCCAAAACCGTCATATGCTTGAACAAGGCATAGTGCTGAAAGACAAACCCGACCTTTCGCTCACGGACATGCCGGCTGGTAGTGTCTTCGCCATTGATTTGAATAGTCCCGCCTTCAGGCGTTTCCAGTCCGGCGATGATCCTGAGCAGCGTTGTCTTGCCGGAGCCCGAAGGCCCGAGCAGCGCCACAAGCTCTCCTGACGGAATATCCAGACTTACGTCCTTGAGGGCGGTGAAACTACCGAATCGCTTGCTGATATTTCTTGCTTCAATGCTCATATTAATTGCTTTCTAAAAATGTCACGAGAGCTGCTCGCGCATCTTCCATTCCACAAAACTCTTGACGGCCAGCGTTACCAGCGCCAGAAGGGCCAGCAGCGATGCCACGGCAAAAGCTGCGGCAAAGTTGTATTCGTTATAGAGGATCTCCACATGCAGGGGAATCGTATTGGTCGCGCCCCGGATATGCCCCGAAACAACGGAAACAGCGCCAAAC
This portion of the Deltaproteobacteria bacterium HGW-Deltaproteobacteria-6 genome encodes:
- a CDS encoding O-acetylhomoserine sulfhydrylase, which encodes MKQRGFTTRAIHESGLRKEAQGALRFPLYDTAAFGFESAESMADVFYGRQASHAYTRISNPTVETFERKITALEGGVASVAVASGMAAISTTFLNLVASGENIISTASLFGGTYTFFKKILTPFGVETRFVPAEDLAAIEAAIDGNTRAIFMETISNPCMIVADFEEISSIAAKHRIPVIADSTVTTPYLFRARDFGVNVVLHSTTKYVSGGATSMGGVIVDLGNYDWSLSPALQDYHRFRDMAFIARLRKEIYRETGSCLAPHNAWLQTLGLETLGLRMERICANAGSMAEYLSTHRAVKSVLYPGLPSSPFHKLAQKQFSGFGGILSLNLFSKADCFRFLNKLSVISRASNLGDNKTLALHPASTIFAGFTEAEMKGLGVDDTLIRISFGIEDIDDLREDISQALNEGA
- a CDS encoding sulfate ABC transporter ATP-binding protein, encoding MSIEARNISKRFGSFTALKDVSLDIPSGELVALLGPSGSGKTTLLRIIAGLETPEGGTIQINGEDTTSRHVRERKVGFVFQHYALFKHMTVLENVAFGLRVKSRKARLPDQEIREKVLGLLRLVQLDGLADRHPSQLSGGQRQRIALARALAVEPQILLLDEPFGALDAQVRAELRRWLRKLHDEIHVTSVFVTHDQEEALELADRIVVMREGRIEQIGTPEEVYEHPANAFVLNFLGNVNLFHCRSHQTRGKSGEGVSAVAGREETGAPEVLGYVRTHDLALERKPLDHTSIEARVLHIHAIGPVVRVSLTLAGSRETLEAELTRDVFQSLGLQKNEPIFVRPRHVRVFEDYQI
- a CDS encoding phosphoadenylyl-sulfate reductase, encoding MQQEIIKELVLQFKDQEPDQILRYFLSAYAGSSINNKDRIALASSLGAEDQVLTQIILAIKPEARIFILDTGRLPSETYDVVNRTMSRYKMKYEFLFPESADVEAMESREGPNLFYESIENRKKCCFVRKVKPLGRVLSTLDVWITGLRRQQAVTRNALEKIEWDEGNGLIKLNPLADWSEERVWAYIKEHQIPYNKLHDQGYPSIGCAPCTRKVLSGEDLRSGRWWWETPEQKECGLHIVNGKLVGRNK
- a CDS encoding sulfite reductase subunit beta, coding for MSEKDFDLAALKKVGMIQQKQKDYFAMRLHAVGGDFTSAQLAKVAVVAEKYGRGQLHLSTRQGIEIHFVHHSHLEEARGELDSVGVTMGACGPRIRIIVACPGELTCHWGIIDTKAIARKLDEKYFRQETPHKFKLSVTGCPHNCAKATENDIGVMGGILPAWDKASCSDCGLCLNICPTGAISKVGDDYVLDEAKCLYCSICTSGCPEGSWRAAKRGYILWIGGTMGKIPRLGTRLGGLIENADRLYELIDRTIAFYRRNGRKKERFGHTINRIGVEKVNEEILHGT
- a CDS encoding adenylyltransferase → MNDEQIERYSRNIILKQVGGKGQEKLLASKVLIIGAGGLGAPAALYLAAAGVGTIGLVDGDHVDLSNLQRQIIHFTGDVGIPKVDSAAEKIKALNPDVRVVTYKERALSGNIQSMITDYDFVIDGTDNFPAKFLINDACVLQGKPFSHAGILRFDGQTITVLPGESPCYRCLFIAPPPVGAVPSCSQAGVLGGMAGIIGTIQAVEALKYLLGLKELLTGRLLIFDALAMRFREVKVNKNPDCPVCGKNPTITSLVDYEQKACEIRR
- the thiS gene encoding thiamine biosynthesis protein ThiS → MKLLINGNAEEVSGVLTITELLAEKKVADPDMVTVELNGTILQRQDFVSIKIKEGDAVEFLYFMGGGSGA
- a CDS encoding sulfurtransferase TusA family protein, whose protein sequence is MEHEIKKHLNLHGVACPMNFVKTKLALEELESGEYLEVILDEGEPMLNVPRSLKEEGHRVVKVEPIGETFRVVVKKG
- a CDS encoding sulfate adenylyltransferase, producing MDHLDKLEAQSVYIFREAYREFKNLVMLWSIGKDSTVLLWLARKAFFGHVPMPMLHIDTHFKIPEMIEYRDALARQWHLNILYGENTEALAKKETYPDGNCDRISCCRKLKSEALKNTLSGQWPRYRFDHGLGRYVPDTNTEQYTGVIVGVRADEEGSRSKERYFSPRDRENDWDVGDQPPELWNQFKTDFAPGTHIRVHPLLDWTELNIWEYIERENIPLVSLYFNQGDGKRYRSLGCYPCTTPVASEARTVKEIIAELREGKFSNIAERSGRAQDKEDGGGLETLRREGYM